One part of the Bacillus sp. FJAT-45350 genome encodes these proteins:
- a CDS encoding FAD-binding oxidoreductase, with the protein MEFIKELKTIITDNRVTTNETVLNQHSLDESHHEPSLPSVVAYPQNSEEVSNIVKIANKYKVPVTPFGVGSSLEGHVIPYDGGITIDFSLMNKILEVRDKDLLVTVQPGVTRTQLNKELKKYGLFFSVDPGADATLGGMAATNASGTTSVKYGIMRDQVRDLEVVLADGTIIKTGNLAEKSSSGYHLNALFVGSEGTLGIFTELTVKVIGIPEYTMDARAVFPSIEKAVDSVVSILQAGIPIARCELVDDRSMRQVNQFSKTEYIESPTLFLEFHGNKQGLLEDIEFTKAIVDEHGCKEIIFVSDSIESHQLWESRHNLAYAFIHGFPGRKMYLTDVSVPISELSGAIMNAQEELLKFGLDGAILGHVGDGNYHTLLMIDKRNPEEVKKAEAFNERLVKYALSRGGTCTGEHGVGIGKKKYQKIEHGHAYEIMTALKKTLDPKCILNPNKIIDSY; encoded by the coding sequence ATGGAATTTATTAAAGAATTAAAAACAATAATCACAGACAATCGAGTAACAACTAACGAGACGGTATTAAATCAACATAGTTTGGATGAATCGCATCATGAGCCATCTTTGCCTAGTGTTGTTGCTTATCCGCAGAATAGTGAAGAAGTAAGTAATATAGTAAAAATAGCTAATAAATACAAAGTACCCGTAACGCCTTTTGGTGTAGGTTCAAGTCTTGAAGGTCATGTAATACCTTATGATGGAGGAATAACAATAGATTTTTCGTTAATGAACAAAATACTAGAAGTCCGTGATAAAGATTTACTAGTGACTGTTCAACCAGGTGTTACAAGAACTCAGTTAAATAAAGAATTAAAAAAATATGGTTTATTTTTCTCGGTTGATCCTGGTGCTGATGCGACACTAGGAGGAATGGCTGCAACAAATGCAAGTGGCACAACCTCTGTTAAATACGGGATAATGCGAGATCAAGTAAGGGATTTAGAAGTAGTTTTAGCTGACGGGACAATAATCAAAACTGGTAATCTTGCAGAAAAATCTTCATCTGGATATCATTTAAACGCTCTTTTTGTGGGTTCAGAAGGGACATTAGGTATTTTTACTGAGTTAACTGTAAAAGTAATTGGTATACCTGAATACACGATGGATGCAAGAGCAGTTTTTCCATCGATTGAAAAAGCAGTCGACTCAGTTGTAAGTATATTACAGGCAGGGATTCCGATTGCTCGTTGTGAATTGGTTGATGATCGTTCAATGAGACAAGTCAATCAATTTAGTAAAACAGAGTATATAGAATCTCCAACTTTATTCCTGGAATTCCACGGAAATAAGCAAGGATTACTAGAAGATATTGAATTTACAAAAGCAATTGTGGATGAACATGGTTGTAAAGAAATTATATTTGTAAGTGATTCAATTGAATCTCATCAACTATGGGAAAGTCGACATAATTTAGCTTATGCGTTTATACATGGGTTTCCTGGAAGGAAAATGTATTTAACTGATGTTAGTGTCCCTATTTCGGAACTGAGTGGTGCAATAATGAACGCCCAAGAAGAGTTGTTAAAGTTTGGACTAGATGGAGCCATATTAGGTCATGTTGGTGATGGAAACTATCATACTCTGTTAATGATCGATAAGAGAAATCCAGAAGAAGTTAAAAAAGCAGAGGCGTTTAATGAAAGACTTGTTAAATATGCTCTATCCAGAGGAGGTACATGTACTGGAGAACATGGTGTAGGTATTGGTAAAAAGAAGTACCAAAAAATTGAACATGGTCATGCATATGAAATAATGACAGCTTTGAAAAAAACATTAGATCCTAAATGTATCCTTAATCCAAATAAAATAATTGATTCTTATTGA
- a CDS encoding class II aldolase/adducin family protein, which translates to MKAQLIYPEKPVFETYEEERVHIKQRLAGAFRIFSKCGFDNGLAGHITVRDPEFSDLFWVNTFGQHFSQIKASDLVLVNFKGEVIEGNKNGIVNGAALAIHSQIHEALPHVKSVAHTHSTHGMTWSTLGRKLDPISQDACAFYKSHDVYKQYNGVVLDYSEGKQLGEMLQNKRAVILQNHGLLTIGDTVDEAAWWFITMERCCQSQLMAEAAGTPKLISEEVAEDTAQKMGSSQNGWFSFQPLWDRIIKEQPDLVE; encoded by the coding sequence ATGAAAGCACAACTTATTTATCCAGAAAAACCGGTTTTTGAAACGTATGAAGAAGAACGTGTCCATATTAAGCAACGTTTAGCAGGTGCATTTCGCATATTCTCAAAATGTGGCTTCGACAATGGTTTAGCAGGCCATATAACAGTAAGAGATCCAGAGTTTTCTGACTTGTTTTGGGTAAACACGTTTGGTCAGCACTTTAGTCAAATCAAGGCATCGGATTTAGTATTGGTTAACTTTAAAGGAGAAGTCATTGAAGGAAATAAAAATGGAATAGTGAATGGAGCAGCTCTCGCAATTCACTCTCAAATTCATGAAGCGTTACCACATGTAAAATCCGTAGCTCATACTCATTCAACACATGGAATGACTTGGTCTACATTAGGGAGAAAGCTAGATCCAATCTCACAAGATGCATGTGCTTTTTATAAGAGTCACGACGTTTACAAACAATACAATGGGGTTGTTTTAGATTATAGTGAAGGAAAGCAATTAGGTGAAATGCTTCAAAATAAAAGGGCAGTTATCTTGCAAAATCATGGTCTGTTAACTATTGGAGACACTGTTGATGAAGCTGCTTGGTGGTTTATAACAATGGAAAGGTGCTGCCAATCTCAATTAATGGCAGAAGCGGCAGGGACACCAAAGTTAATCAGCGAAGAGGTTGCAGAAGATACAGCACAAAAAATGGGCTCTTCACAAAACGGCTGGTTCAGTTTTCAACCGTTATGGGACCGCATTATTAAAGAACAACCAGATTTAGTAGAGTAG
- a CDS encoding malonate decarboxylase subunit epsilon, translating to MKLAFLFPGQGAQKPNFLNELPPSSVLEDVMTEVNETLDENIYTLDTEEALSSTRAVQLTLLTAGIATYRAFEEVGVTPGFVAGHSIGAFGAAVAAGVITFKDAVKIVNLRGQLMEQPYPEGYGMGVVNGIEANRIQALITKYYDEKYPIFMSNRNAPNQITISGALPGIQKVLDDVSLNGARSAALLNVSTPSHCPLLSSVTERLKEALNEIPLYRPSIPYAGNRRARLLSDPVDIRLDLAESVSAPVQWHDASTVLYEKGVRLFIEMPPGNVLSRLATNAFPEARALSVTDNGFEDCHYVVSTKNW from the coding sequence ATGAAACTTGCTTTTTTGTTTCCTGGTCAAGGAGCTCAAAAGCCAAATTTTCTAAATGAGTTGCCGCCAAGTTCTGTTTTAGAAGATGTAATGACAGAAGTAAATGAGACGTTAGATGAGAATATATACACCTTAGACACAGAAGAAGCGCTTTCTTCGACGAGGGCCGTACAACTAACGCTTTTGACGGCCGGGATTGCTACATATAGAGCATTTGAAGAAGTTGGTGTAACACCAGGTTTTGTCGCTGGTCATTCGATTGGTGCGTTCGGTGCAGCAGTGGCTGCTGGGGTTATTACTTTCAAGGATGCCGTTAAAATTGTTAATTTACGAGGACAATTAATGGAACAGCCATACCCCGAAGGGTATGGTATGGGGGTTGTCAACGGGATCGAAGCAAATAGAATACAAGCTCTAATAACAAAATATTACGATGAGAAGTACCCAATTTTTATGTCTAATCGAAATGCACCAAATCAAATTACAATTTCTGGAGCTTTGCCTGGTATACAAAAAGTATTAGATGATGTAAGTCTGAATGGTGCACGTTCTGCGGCATTGTTGAATGTCAGTACGCCGTCACATTGTCCACTTCTCTCATCAGTAACTGAAAGATTAAAAGAAGCGCTTAATGAAATCCCACTCTATCGTCCTTCGATCCCATATGCTGGGAACCGAAGGGCACGTCTTTTGAGTGATCCGGTCGACATTCGACTTGATCTAGCTGAAAGTGTTTCTGCTCCAGTTCAATGGCATGATGCTTCAACGGTTTTGTATGAAAAAGGAGTGAGGCTATTTATTGAAATGCCTCCGGGAAACGTACTTTCACGCTTGGCTACTAATGCCTTCCCTGAGGCTAGAGCTTTGTCTGTCACAGATAATGGTTTCGAAGACTGTCATTATGTAGT